A region of the Roseobacter denitrificans OCh 114 genome:
GTAGTTGTTCACAAGTACAATGCGCAGGATCGCAACGATCAACAGGACGGCCAGAGGTGCCAGATCAATCCCGCCCATTTGCGGTAAAACCCGGCGCACTGGGCCATAAATCGGTTCCAGCAAGCGGTTCAGCCCATACCATATTTGCGCAACCAGCGATTGCTGCGTGTTCAGCACCTGAAAATTGATCAGCCAGCTCATGATCACATGCGCGATGATAAAGAACCACACGACATTCAGCAGGAGCATCAGAATTTCAAAGATCGATTGCATCAAAATACCTTTCGTTGGGCCTTGTTCAGTTAAGCAAGCAGCATCCAAAGGGCAAGGCTGCGCCTGTCCTAGAGGGTGCGATTTAACAAAGCTTTACTTGCCTGACAGCGGCGGGCCTGTTCTACCTTAAGGAAACAAGGCAGAGCAGGCAGGCGGATGAGCTCGACGCGTCAACGCATTTGGGGTTGGTATTTCTTTGACTGGGCAAGCCAGCCCTACAACACCCTGTTGCTGACCTTCATTTTCGGCCCCTATTTCGCGCAGACGGCAACCGAAACATTGATCGCTGATGGCATGGCGGCAAACGCGGCACGTGCACAGGCGCAGGCCTATTGGGGCTATGGGCTGACGGCGGCAGGGATCGCAATCGCCGTGCTGGCGCCCCTTTTGGGTTCAATCGCGGATGGCAGCGGGCGACGCATGCCGTGGATTGTCCTGTTCAGCACGCTTTACGTGGTGGGCGCCGCGGGCCTGTGGTGGACAGCACCTGCCGATTTTTCGATACTCTGGGCGCTGTTCTTCTTCGGGATTGGCCTGATCGGCATGGAGTTTGCGACCATTTTCACGAACTCCTTCCTGCCGGAGCTGCACCCCAACAGCAATGAACGGGGGCGCATCTCCGGCTCCGGATGGGCGTTTGGCTACCTCGGCGGTGTGGTCGCGCTTGCCATCATGCTGGTGCTTTTTCAGGCCGGTGACACCGGACGCACGATTGCGGGCCTTTCGCCCTTGTTCGGTCTGGACCCGGACACAGGCGCAGACACGCGCATCGTCGGGCCGCTGACCGCTGCGTGGTTCATGGTTTTCATCATCCCTTTCTTTTTGCATTTCCGCGACATCGCCCCAAGGCATACGCCGCAAAACCATCTGCGCATCGGCCTGATCGGCTTGCGCGACACGCTTGTGAAACTCCCCCGAACGCCGTCCTTACTCGCCTATCTGGGATCGTCGATGTTTTATCGCGACGCCCTGAACGGCCTTTATACATTCGGCGGCATCTATGCGTTGGGCGTGCTCGGCTGGAGCATCATGGACATCGGCATTTTCGGCATTCTCGCCGCCATCAGCGGTGCGGTTTTCTGTTGGATCGGCGGGCATGCAGATCGCCGCATCGGCCCGATGCCGGTGATCATTTTCTGCTGTGTCACGCTGATTTTGACCTCGGGTCTCATTTTGTCACTGACGCCCCGGTCCATTCTGGGCATCGCACTGGCCGACGGCTCTGCCATCCCTGACGTTACATTCTACATCGCGGGCGCGCTCATCGGGGCGGCAGGCGGCGCGTTGCAGTCATCGTCCCGCACGATGATGACGCATCAGGCCAACCCGGACCGCATGACAGAAGGCTTCGGGCTTTATGCGCTCTCCGGCAAGGCGACATCATTTCTTGCACCGGCATCCATCGCAATCGTATCAGACCTCACCGGCAGCCAGCGTATGGGGATCACACCGATTGTTGTGCTTTTCATTCTGGGCCTGATCCTGCTCATATGGGTCAAACCCAAAGGGGACTACGCATGAAAACGTCACATTTCATCCTGATATCCGTGCTTGCAGTCGGCCTGATGGCCTGTTCCGAACAAAGCGCGCCACCTGCGCAGGTCGCGCCATTGCCGACGATCGGCACCTCCGGGCATAAAGACAGCCTGAAACCGGCAAAACAGCTTTTCGGGGCGAAATCAGCAGCCTCGCAAAGCCCGCCCGCTCCCTTCGGCAGCTATGCGAAAGGGTGCGTCGCAGGGGCCGCACAACTGCCTGAAACAGGCCCCACATGGCAGGCGATGCGGCTGTCGCGCAACCGCAACTGGGCACACCCCGAAACGGTGAGCTTTGTGAAAGACCTCAGCCGGATCGCAGCGCAGCAACCGGGATGGAATGGTCTCTATGTCGGGGATTTGAGCCAGCCGCGCGGGGGTCCGATGCTGTCGGGTCATGCCAGTCACCAGATCGGGCTGGACGCAGACATCTGGCTGCGCCCTGCCACAAACCTGTCGCTGAGCGTGGCGGAACGCGAAAACATCTCCTCCATTTC
Encoded here:
- a CDS encoding YggT family protein, whose product is MQSIFEILMLLLNVVWFFIIAHVIMSWLINFQVLNTQQSLVAQIWYGLNRLLEPIYGPVRRVLPQMGGIDLAPLAVLLIVAILRIVLVNNYALFI
- the mepA gene encoding penicillin-insensitive murein endopeptidase — its product is MKTSHFILISVLAVGLMACSEQSAPPAQVAPLPTIGTSGHKDSLKPAKQLFGAKSAASQSPPAPFGSYAKGCVAGAAQLPETGPTWQAMRLSRNRNWAHPETVSFVKDLSRIAAQQPGWNGLYVGDLSQPRGGPMLSGHASHQIGLDADIWLRPATNLSLSVAERENISSISLRRNAGAFVNDNWTPQHAAILKAAASDPRVARIFIFPGAKVQLCNTATGDRSWLRKIRPWFGHHYHFHVRLSCPSGSTGCVDQTPPPAGDGCADAQAWVNNILNPPPPDPNAKPRKPRPPVRLADLPAQCADVLQSQ
- a CDS encoding MFS transporter, producing the protein MSSTRQRIWGWYFFDWASQPYNTLLLTFIFGPYFAQTATETLIADGMAANAARAQAQAYWGYGLTAAGIAIAVLAPLLGSIADGSGRRMPWIVLFSTLYVVGAAGLWWTAPADFSILWALFFFGIGLIGMEFATIFTNSFLPELHPNSNERGRISGSGWAFGYLGGVVALAIMLVLFQAGDTGRTIAGLSPLFGLDPDTGADTRIVGPLTAAWFMVFIIPFFLHFRDIAPRHTPQNHLRIGLIGLRDTLVKLPRTPSLLAYLGSSMFYRDALNGLYTFGGIYALGVLGWSIMDIGIFGILAAISGAVFCWIGGHADRRIGPMPVIIFCCVTLILTSGLILSLTPRSILGIALADGSAIPDVTFYIAGALIGAAGGALQSSSRTMMTHQANPDRMTEGFGLYALSGKATSFLAPASIAIVSDLTGSQRMGITPIVVLFILGLILLIWVKPKGDYA